CCCTGCCAGGTGGGCCCCTCCCTAAGGAGGCAGGTGGTCCTAGGCGAGCATGCTTGCAGGGTGGCATCATCACCTCCCATTAGCTCCTAAGCCTTGGCGTCCTCACCCACAGGAGTGGGTCATACTGGTGCACAGGAGACTGGGGGGTGGGGCTTTATCACACAGGGTCTGGAATGCTGTGGGCACATGCGGTTGGTGGCTCGTTTTTCATCACTTGCTctttactgggcacctactgtgcCCAGCTGCTGTGTTGTCACAAGGGGACACCACCGCTAATAAGACATCCCCGTGCTCATGGAGCAGacgctgggggctgggggcggggggacgGATGACAAAGAAGATTGATGGGAAGATATATATGTgtaagtgtgtatatgtataatttgaTGGACAGTGTTGGTATGACGTGGAAACACAGCGGGGAAGAAGGTTGGGAGTCCTGGGGGGGCGGGCCCAGGTGATGGTGGGGCTGGGGTTCCTGTTGGAGACGGATGTCTCTGCAGGGCCCCTTGGGTGTCCTGCCCCTTCCCCCATTGCTTTTCTGGACACATCAGCCTTCAACTTCCCCTTCTGCAAAGTGGGGTCTTCTGAATGTTCTCTGTCCACTGCGCTGAGCCTCCCAGTGGAGACATAAAAGTGACTCCCCGGAAAGAGAACCTTTTCCAGGCCCTTTCTGGTCTGGGGTGGACGTGAGGGGAAGCCGGGCTCCCCCGGGGCGCCCCCTGACTCTTGTTTGCCCCAGGTGGCGGTACAAGCTGGCCGCTTGCAGCCtgagctgtgggggaggggtggcgcAGAGGATCCTGTACTGCGCCCGGGCCCACGGCGAGGACACGGACGAGGAGATCCTGCCGGACACCCAGTGCCAGGGGCTGCCCCGCCCAGAGCAACAGGAGGCCTGCAGCCCGGAGCCCTGCCCCCCCAGGTCAGCAGCCCCAGCGTGGGCAGTAGGCAGCCTGAGTGCCTGGCGTGTGCCGACGTGGGGCTGGGCCCATGGGGGTAACAGGGCGTCTCGGGGGCAACGGAAATAGGACCCCCACCTTCCTCCTGGCAGGCTGTACCCGGTGCCATTCTGGCAAACTCAGTCGCTGTCGGCTCtaatgggggtggggctgggggcttcccagtggaGGAGGCAGCATCTGAGCGGAGCCCGAGGGCGGTCCACCTGGGGCTCAGCACCGCTGAAGCCACGGGGACAGCGCAGGTCCCGCCAGGGGGGTCCAGAGATGGATGGGAGCCCGATGGGGAAGCTCCCAGTGCTCCTGCGGCTTCCTCTTTGTAATTTTGCACTTTAAATAACGCAGTGCTCCTCTGTGTCACTCAAGCATCCAGAAAAGAATGTAAGTCACCCACATCCTACCACCAGATTTCATGGATGCTTCcgtatctctgtttcctctgtctcCTTGATTTTAAAGAAGTACGCCACCACAGGACGACTTCACTTACATTGAAACCTTTAAACTCATCTGTGATTTATTTGGGGGTCTGTTGCAAAGTAGGGGGCTtccagggggtgctagtggtaaagagcccacctgccaatgcagaagacataagagactcaggttcgacccctgggctgggaagatctcctggaggagggcatggcaacccattccagtattcttacctggagaatcccatggacagaggaacttggagggccacagtctatagggtcacaaagagtcggacacgacgagcAACTTAGCACGCGTGCAAAGTAGGGGAGCAAGCTGTCGCTCCACATCACCAGCTCGCGGCAGCATTGGCTGCACCCCCCCCGCCCCTGCCGGCTGCCCCCTGTGTTACACCTGACTTCTCCTGTGTGTCGGATCTGTGCGGGGCTTCCTACCAGGCTCTGTTGGCTTACTCCCCCACCTACCGCCACCCCCAAGTCAAACTGTTTTAATTGCTGTAACTTTATGATCCATTTGCTATCCATACCCGTGTCCCTTGATTTCCTTGCTCACGCTAAAACGTGCACTCCATTTATTTTTGCGCATCATATTTGAGATGATCTGggattttttaaatgggcattTCGTGCACACAGGAGCTCTGCTTACCCCTGGAATGTCCCTGTGGCCACCCTGGCCTCCCTTGATGTTCTGGAACATTCCAAGTGATGCTTGTGTGCCTGCCTTCCTGCTGCTCTTGTATGTGTCTCCTCAGAAATCCCTCCCCAGGCTCTGCTCAAAGTGCCATCACAGGGAGGCAGGGGGTCCCCCCGGGACACCGTCACAACGCGGGTGGCATAtagtgggtggaggccaggggTGCCCCTAAACACACCCTCCACCGTTCAGATGGCCCCGCGACAAAGACCCATCCGGCCCCAAGTGGCACGAGGTGGAGACCTGTGTGTGCTCcgaggtgggtggggaggactTGGTCTGGTTCCCGGCCGTATCTCGGCATCTAGAACAGCGCCAAGCCCGCAGAAGGCACGCGATCGGGAGGCGGCATCTCGGGTCTCAGGGCCGGGGCAGCCTAGTGTGGTGATTAGGACTCCAGGCCCCAGGGCAGCCTGCCTGGCTTCAGCCTCGGCTCTGAAATGCACCAGTCGTCATCATTTGCTGAAAGATGATAAACCACCATGGGCAGGAGTGAATGATGGGGACGGAGATCAGCTGTCCATCATCCCAGGGCACCGCTGCCCCAGCCCTGTTCTTGACCCAGCCAGCAGCTGGTGCCACGGGTGTTCTGTGACAAAGGGGACGGAAGGGGGGACCTTCTTAAGGAAACAGAGCTCTTTTTCCTGCAGAGCCTCCCCCATGCCACTCAGCCCGGTGATCAGCCAGGAGGGGCCCAGGGGCTGCGCTGCTGGACCCCCCCCAAGGGCCTCAGAACTGGTCCTGGCTGGCTGTCCCAGAAGCCCCCCTGGGCAGTGCCACCTCTGGGGGAGCCGAGCCCCTCTCTGGGGTCTTCTCTTGCTGCAGGTGGAAAGTCACGTCCCTCGGCCCGTGCTCGGCCAGCTGTGGGCTCGGCACAGCCACACGCTCGCTGGCCTGTGTGCGGCTGGACCGCGGCCAGGACACGGAGGTGGACGCGGTGGCCTGCGCAGGTCTCGTGCGGCCACAGGCCAGCATCCCTTGCATCATCGCCGACTGTGCGTACCGGTGGCATGTCAGCGCCTGGACACAGGTAAGCGCTGTGGCTGGGGCCGGCCGGCCAGTGTGTCAGCCGAGGTCCTCACACACGGGGACCTTGGGCAGGGGGTCGTGATCCCCTGAAAGGAGGGGGAGAACCAGGCCTGTTAGGGCACCCAGGGACGGAAGACCTAGAGGTGTCAGGGGACAGGTGGGCCTTCAGAGGCCCCGAGGTCTGGAGACGCCGGAAGATGAAGGGCTGGTAACTTGGGAAGCTGAGCAGCTGCCGTCCCACGCCTGGCACCTTGCAAGGCCCTGGAGAGATGACAGTAGACAGGGCTGGGTCCCTCCCCCTGGAGGGGCTCGCTCACAGCACGGAGGGGAGAAGAGGCGGAGCACGTGGCCGCCAGTGTCAGGAGGAGCCTGGGCATCCGGGGTGGAGAGATGATCGCTTGGAAGGGGCGGCGCGGGGTGGGAAGGCAGGGCGGACACTGCGCTGCAGTGAGTGACGGAGGGCGGAAGGAGGAAGCCACAGGTCCCCACTCTGGGGCCTGGAGGCAGCGaggcctggagggccacagtgagagacccgggtttgaatCCATGCTCCTCCTCCCTCTGTGACCCTTGCAGGgtgatttctctgagcctcagtcttctcatctggaGAATGGGCACGCATGCTCGCCTCCTGCGTTGGGCAGAGATTATATCAGATCCTGCCTGGCCGCTGGTCAACCACTGTGCTTGTCTAGCCCTGGCAGGGTCAGCCTTACTCTGTCCCTCTTCCCTGGCAGTGCTCCGTCTCCTGTGGGGAGGGCATCCAGCATCGGCATGACGCCTGCCTAGGACCTGGGGCCCAGGTGCCTGTGCCCGCCGACTTCTGCCAGCACCTGCCCAAGCCGGTGACCGTGCGGGGCTGCCAGGCTGGGCCCTGCGTGGGGCAGGGGATGGCCAGCCCGGCGCCCCATGAGGAGGCCACTGCTCCAGGCCAGACCACAGCTGCCACAGCTGCGTCCCCGGAGTGGCCCCAGCCCCACGCCCGCCTCCTCTCCCCAGCTCAAGGACACCTGCCCGGGCCCCAGGAAAGCCCAGTGGAGACCagttagtttcattctttctttctgtgcGGGGGAGCTGCAGGAGGGGGGGCAAAGGCATCTTCACTGGGGACAGTCAGACCGCGCTCCTCATGGCGACCTCCCAGAGAAGGGGGTGGACCTGTGGCTGCAGCACCCTGGACACTGGGCTGAGCACGGCTGAACTGGAGCAGTGGGCTTGTGAGGCTGGGCCCTCTGCCTCACTGGGAAAGTGCAAGCTCACTTTTACTACCATCGGGGAGAAGAACCCGAAGGTTGAGAAGAGTCAGAAGCCCTGCCCGTGTGACCCACTGGCGCATCAGGCGTGACTCTGTGCCTGGGGTGGTGATGCGCTGACCCACACAGCCCCCTTCTTACCCGAGAAGGCTTCCGGTGGGGCCTGGGAGGACATGAGCCACCccagctcccaggctcctcccctGGCCCTGCCCCGCGAGGGACGCGCCGCCTGGGAGCGCGGCTCACCTGCCCTCCTGCTGCTTGCTCACTAGGTGTCTGTGGCCGGCAGCACCTTGGGCCAACGGGAATCATCGACATGCGAGGCACGGCGCAGCCAGACTGTGCGGTGGCCATCGGGCGGCCCCTGGGTGAAGTGGTGACCCTCCGGTTCCTGGAGGGTTCTCTCAACTGCAGTGCTGGTATGTCTGGGGCCACGGGAGCAGCTGTTGCCAGTGCCAGGGTCTGGGGGTGCCAGTGAGGGTAACTCGAGGGTGCCCCATGCCTGGGAGCATGCTCCAAGTGCCTCCCCACGTGTAATCACTACAGCCAGCTGAGGACTGGGGTGTGgctgtccccatttcacagatgaggaaattgaggctagAAGAGATTAATTTACACTTGGAGTTCCTTAGTGTTGCATGGCCAGTAAGTGGGAGCGTCGGGACCTGAACTGAGCTGAGTCTGCCCCAGGCCACTGGGCTGCCGCTGGACTGGGGGTGCTGGGTCCTCACTGCACTGCCCCTTCCCAGGGGAGATGCTGCTGCTTTGGGGCAGGCTCGTGTGGAGGAAGATGTGCGGGAAGCCGGCCGGCATGGCTTTCAGCTCCCAAGCCAACACGCTGCTGGTGAGGCAGCGTCTTGTGCGGCCCGGAGGCGGAGTGCTGCTGCGGTATTCAAGCCAGCCTGCCCTGGGAGCCTTCCACCGAGGTACGGCGAGGCAGCGGAGCCTCCCCACCCGCCCAGAACCTGCCAGCGGGGCCAGTGCTGATGGGCCGGCGGGCCAGGCAGACAGAGGACTgagccattgttgttcagttgctccgttgtgtcccactctctgagaccccagggactgcagcacgccaggcttcctcgtccttcactatttccctgagttcactcaaaacccatgtccattgagtcagtgatgccatccaaccatctcatcctctgtcacccccttctcctcctgccctcaatctttcccagcatcagggtcttttccagtgagtctgctcttcgcatcaggtggccagagtattggagcttcagcttcagtattagtccttccaaggaatattcagggttgatttcctttaggattcactggtttgatctccttgcagtccaagggactctcaagagtcttctccaacaccaaagttcaaaaacatccattcttcggcgctcagctttctttatggtccagctctcacatctgtacatgaccactggaaaaaccgtagctttggccagatggacctttgttggcaaagtaatgagcTGACTGCTAATGAAATGCAGTGCCTTCCCGGACCCCCCCGACACCCCACCCCTACACGTGTGGCCAGGATGGGGTCCCGAGCTGTGTGGCCTCCCTTCCTGTTGGGGCCCCGCGGCACAAGGGCACACACCCTCCCTCAGGCCACCGCGGCCCCGCACCCTGGCCTGGCACTCAGGTCCTTCAGGATCCTTTAGGGGCCTTCTGCAAGCTGTCTTGCCCAGCTCCACTGAGTGCACTGTCCTCTTGGCTCATCCTCTGCAGAGcagggtgtgtgtgcacacgcacctCATGTGCAGGACAGTGGCCGGGAGCCCTGCAAGCCTGGGGCCCCAGCACATCCGTGGCTAGCCCTCTGGCTTGCTTTGGGGGTCTTGCCCTCTTTCTGCATCCCAAGCTGCTGGAAGGTGGCTTCCCCCAGGGTTCCAGGCACTTTTGGGCCCCCCAGACCTCAGGTGGGAAGTGGGATCCTGGGACCCTTCTTCCTTGGCCCCTCAGCATGGAGCACAGGCCCTGGCTGCCGGCCTGGTCATCGCTCCTCACCTCCCAGGCTCCCCACGCACAGGCACCTACCTCGGGGGAGACTCAGGAGGGCTGCCCCCGGGCCGGGTTCGGTGAAGCCCTTTTGCACTGTGACTTCACTGAGATCCCGTAAACTCTGCCCCACCCAGTGTGGCTGCTGTTCCCTTCACTTTACAGAAGGAACTGAAGCCCGGAGCATTTAAAGCCTTCCTTAGGGTCGCCCAGCCACGAAGTGGTAGAGGTGGGGTTCGGTGGGGACTTCTGCCGGGGGGCCCTGATCCTGACCGTGGTGCCGCACTGATCCCCACTGCTGCCCAGCTGTGAGCTGCCCTGGCCTCTGGCAGGAGCAGCCATTCCTGGGGCATCCTCTGTGTGTGAGATGGTCCTCTCCCAGTTTGTCCACCTGCTCTCCCCTGCAGGATGTGACATGCAGCTCTTCGGACCCCGGGGCGAAATCTCGAGCCCGTCGATGAGTCCAGGTGGGAGGAACGTGGGGGGCTGTCGCATCTTCATCGACGTGGCCCCGCAGGCCCGGATCGCCATCCATGCCCTGACCGTGGACAGTGGCACCAGAGCCAAGGGAACTGATGCCAGTTACATCTTGGTGAGGCTGCTGGGATGGGGACAGGAAGGGGCTGACTTCTGCTATCATTCTGGACAGCCGTCCCTGGGGACAGGGGGCAGGGACTGGACTGGAGGGTTGCTGGGCCCACTGAGTCTACTTCAGACCCAAATCCtcaaaatcaatgaatgaatgggagaTAAGTTTCTTCCACTTATTCACCAACAAATGTTTCTTGAGCTCCCTACAAGAATGAAATACAGAACTGGCTGATGTAGGCAGCCGGTTCACCCAGGACTGAAGCATAATTTTAGCGCATCAGATAATTTTACTGGAAGAGTAGGCCAAGCCCTTCCTCGATGAGCTTTGGTGTGTTCTGGGCGAATGGGCCTCTGTAAGGTATCAGCTCCCTGCAGGAGGCTGTCTGGCGTCTGTGCAAATCTGGGCTCAGATCCCAGCTCTGGCATTCTGGCTGTGTGTCCTTGAGGAAGGACtgcagcttctctgagcctcggttgTGCAGGTAGAATAACAGCGTCTTTGTGATGGGCTGTTGTGTGACCTGGGTGTACGATACTTTACACATAAAGTGCTTATGCTAATTATTATTTGTGGTCGGTCCTTTGGGCTGCCTCTTTTCTCCCAGATCCGGGACATCCACAGCCTGAGGACAACAGCATTTCGTGGGCAGAAGACGCTCTACTGGGAGTCAGAGGGCAGTCAGGCAGAGATGGAGTTTAGCCAGGGCTTCCTGGAAGCACACGCCAGCCTTCGGGGCCAATACTGGACCCTCCACACAAGAGCTGGTTAGCCAGCCGATCCcctgcctcagcttcctctccaagCGCATCCTTGAGCTGCCCAGTGGACACAGTGGAATGCCTCCTCCCAGTCCCGGTAGGGAAGGGAAGGTGCCTGACATTTATGAACACTTGGCAGGTGTCCGTCCAGCCCTGGTGAGCTGACTCTGGTGTCTGAGTACCTCCTCTGGTGTCTGAGTACCTCCTCCAACAGACAGAACACTAGAGGGTGGGAGGCGGGACTCTCCCAGCCCTCGGATACCAATAAATTGAGCATTCCGGCTGAGTGGCGTTTTCTTTATCCAAAGTGTCCGAACACGGCTTGAAAACCCAGCCCACCGCACGACGGGGATTCCCTGGCCGCAGTCGGGCTCCATATCCACACCCGATTCCAGGAAACCCCTGGCCACTGCCAGCGGACGTCCGTCTACCCAAGGAGGGAGGCTGGAGTACCGAGGCCCTGATGCCCGCGCTCCTGTCGCTTCCCTGCGACGCACCGCCCCTTTGCTAGTCTGGGTGGGAGGCTAGTCTGGATGGGAAGGCAGACCGTCGGAGAGTTCCGCGGGGCAGGGCCCGGCCCTGTGCTAGTATGTTAATAAGCCCGGGGCTCTCGAGCGCACCTCGCCGCGGCCCCGCCCCCTACGCTAATAAACGCGAGGCCCCCCGGGCTCTCCAGCGGGTCCCGCCCCCTATGCTAATAACACGAAGCCCCGCCTCTATGCTAATAAGGGCGAGGCCCCCGGGCCCTCTCCGTCCAGGTACCCGAGGGCCACGCCCCCATGCTAAAGACACGACGCCCCGCCCCTATGCTAATAAGCCCGGGCCTCTTGGGCGCCCTCCCTCCTCCCGGCCCCGCCAGCCCCGCCCCCTATGCTAATAAGCGGCTGCCTCTCCCACAAGGCCGCGCGCCGGGACGACGCGGCCGGCTCCGCGGCCCTTTGTGCGCGCGGCGGGCAGCGCCGGACGGCGGCACCATGAACGGCGCGGGCGGGGCGGCGGTGGCGCCCGGGAGCTCGGCGCAACCCTcgcaggaggagggcatgacgtGGTGGTACCGCTGGCTGTGTCGCCTGTCGGGGGTGTTAGGGGCAGTCTGTGAGTACTCGGCCCGGCcccgcgccccccaccccgcGTGCCCCCGGGAAGGGACCCGCTCGGGATGCAATCTGCTGGATGCACTGGGCGCGCGGGAAGCGGGCGCTTCTGTGGTTTCCATGGTTACCCGCTGGCGGCCAGGACTCCAGGCGCGTTCCGCCGCGGGGGAGGTGGAGCGTGACCGCCAGGGGAGCCGCGGGCCCGACGTGGCCTCACtgccgccccccctcccccacgacgCGCCTGGCCGGAGGGCAGCCCCGCCTGCTGACTCTGCTGCGCGTGCGGACAGCGACCGCCTTATCCTCCGGTGAAGGTTGTTTACACGTGGGGCGGGTGCAGGTCTGGCCAGGTTTCCCAAGGGGCACGTGGTGTCAGGGAGCAGGTGATCCCCGAGGAAGGGAGGTGGCCCCTCCTCTGGGTCCTCGCTGTCCACCTGGAGACGGTGCGCTTCCTCTGATGTCAGCTCTGCCTCCGGCTGTCAACTCAGCCGCAGCAGCGCCTCGCATCCTCTTGTTCCCGGGACGCAGGCTCGTCTTGGACACACCCCCAACCTCAAGTTTTCCGGGAAGCCAGGCCCTTTTAGCACAATCACCCTCAAAAGATCAGGTATAGGAAGGGATCTGCTACTCAGTGAAAGAAAGGTCTCGTGGCAGGTCTTCTGAGGCAGGTGTCAGTCTAGTTGAATGGTACTGCTACCCACAACCTTGTGAATTACTGGACTCAGGCGGGCACAGCCCAAGGTCTTAGAAAGGGAGTGTCTGTTTGTACAGGCATTCTCAGGATTTGAACAGTGACTGCCTGGCACAGAGGGCCGGGGCCAGGCGGACCCTGATCAGATATGCCAGAAGGAGCACCTCTTTAGGGTCCCCTTCCTGTCTCACGGCCCTCCCAGGTGGGTGGAGGCCAGAAGAAAGCCAGGAGTGCAGATTAGGAGTGTGCTACTCTGGCAGGGTGTGCCCCTGTCCAGAGGCCAGAGTGGGACAGGCCCTCTGCCAGTCACCAAAGGGCCTCTGAGTCCCTGTCACTGCTCTTCAGAGGAAACATGCTTTTGACTTTGTAGGAGAGACTGGTCAGGTCTTAGATATGATCCTTCAGAGTCTGGGTAGCTGTTTCCCTGGCACATCAGTGAGGCTGCTGTGGGACTGACATTGATGAGGcatggggaggggagtggagggCCTGACTGTGTCCTGTGGGCCATcaccctcctccctctgtctTGGGGTCCTCAGCCCTGCCGGTGGTgggggtttagtcactaagtcttgtccgactcttgcgaccctatggactgtggactgtagcctgccaggctcctctgtccatgggattctccaggcaagaatactggaatgggttgccatttccttctgcaggggatctttccgacccaggaatcgaacctgggtctcctcatcgcaggcagatgctttaccagctgagccatgaggctGAGTCCCTTGTTAACTCTGGCATCCCAGCCAGCTCTGTGCTTTTGAAGCGGGATACCTGGGCCGCTGCAGGAGTTCATGGTGTTGGGGTACTGACCCGTGAAGATGAAGAGAGACCTGTGGCTTCACCCTGAAATGTCACTTTCACCTGCAGATTTGGGAACGTGATTGTCATGTGGATTCCCAACAGCATGTAACACAGGGTCGATTGCAAAGCACACAGGAGTTTTAGAGATGAGACTAGAGTTCAGATAGAGCTCCTGCTTCTGTCTGGTCGCTGTGCGGGAGCACCACCTTCCTCAGGTAGGGGGCCTTGGAGAGGCGTTTCCTCGGGGTCTTGATTGTCATCTGGAGAAGACAGGCTGGCCCTGGACACCCCCCTCACTTGGGACAAGCATCGGAGGCCCCCAAGGGGACATCTTCCAGCCCTTGATGGTTAAAGGGCTCCTGGCTGGAGCCCGTTTGTCTGGGTTGAAACCTGGTCCTCCTGGAAGGTTGGCTGTTGGTAGACACAGGGGTGGAGGTGGAAGGCAGGACGTATGGGCCTCTGTCAGGCAAGACCGGGCACAGCGGACTGTCGGGCAGAAGCAGTGTCATGTCTTGGGCACTCATATCTGTGGCCCTGGGGAGCCCACTGCCTGAATGATGTGACGGTTGGTCCAGGACAGGTGCCACCTTTAGTACGCCGGAGCGCGTCTGTTGCTGCAGGAGACCTTGGGGGTCACACAGGGCAGTCTCCTTCACTTCACGTGGTTTCGTCTTCCATCGCTTGCTGTCTGTGTAGGGTTACACGGGAACACACCAGGAGGGCTCCAGGCCTTCTCAGGGATCAGGTACGGAGGGAGCTGCTGCAAATTTAATGAACTGGTTGCTCCTTGCTGCCTTGGGGCGGCGGGTAGCAGCTTCCTGCCCAGCAGCTGGCTTCCTGGCCCTGCCTGGCAGGCTCCCGGAGTTCTTGGTGAAGCGGGCTGGGGCCCTAGGGACGGAGGGAGGTGAGCGCACGGACCCTGCCACGGGAGGCCATCGGGGGTGTGAGCGGGCTGCATGTTTGGGGCCCCAGGGAAGCCACTTTCCCGGGTAGCAGAGGATGCCCCCTCCACGCCGCAGGCCCTGGGTGTTTCCAGGTGGGTGGGCTGGGCTGCAGGAGAGGAAACGGGCCTGGAAAGGTGAAAAGACCGTACGCAGAGTCACTGGGCTGGGTTGTGGTCAGAGCGGGGATTGTGACCCAGGCTGACCTGATCCTGATTTCTGTTCCAAGAGGGGCATTCCTGTCTGCACCTACACCCAAAGGGCTTCTCTCGCGGCCCACGCCGTGCGTGGTGCTGCCTGCCCTGCCCCGAGCCCTTGAGAGGCGGTCTCTCTTTGATGCTGCTCACTTTGCAAGGTGGGTGTCAGGACAGCTGGGGCTCAGAGGGTGGGCTCCCCCAGGCCTGGAACAGAGAGGGCGGGATGCCCTCGCTGAGCCCTCAAGCAAGCCAGCTCCGGGATCCAGCTGCGCCCTGGCTGTGGGGCCTGGGCAAGCACTTCACCTGCCTGAGGCAGTCCTCACCGGTCCGTGGAGCCGTGTGCTGGCCTCGCTTGGGTCAGCTATCCGAGGGCAGACGTCTGGGTGCTGTGAGGAGAGCCTGGGGCTGAGTCGGAAGGGCTTCTCGCGCCGTCTGGAGCCGTCTCCCTGGGCGGCCTCCCCTGGCCGACTCCGGCTTGTGTGTTTCTCTTTCCAGCTTGTGCAATCTCGGGCCTCTTCAACTGCATCACCATCCATCCTCTGAACATCGCGGCTGGCGTGTGGATGGTGTGAGTAAGCATGAGACGGTCCTGCCTCGGGGGTTGGGGGTGTGTGTAGAGCCTCAGCTCCCAGGAGGGCTGGGGGGAGCCCATGGGGGTCGAGTTGGGAGCACTGGTCTGTGAGGCATGCCAGTTGCTGGTGGTGTGCGGGGGGCTTGGAGACCTGGGGGGGTGGTGTGAGTTGTGCAGAACAGTTCCTGCTCCGAGGCTCGGGGGGTTCTTGGGGCAAATGGGGGCTCTTTCCCTCCAGGCTGCGGGGGGATGAAAGGGCCCGGCCTGCTGGAAGGGCCCAGGGTCTGGTCACTGCGACTGGGACCTGGGCTCCTCCGTGGGAGCTCCCCGAGGGGGGCCGTGGCAGCCCCCAGCCTTGGCTCTGCCCTGGGCACCCTGCTCCAGCTGCCCTGTTCTGGCTCGTCTCGGAGCCCGGTGGGGTGAGCAGCCCAGAGGGGGGTTCCTCGAGGCAGCAGTGGGAGGGGTGGCTTCCCGGGGACACAGGCGCCGGGACCCGCCAGCCTGGCCCGGTGTCAGCCTGCTCCTCTCCCCGGCCCTCCAGCATGAACGCCTCTGTCCTGCTGCTGTGCGAGGCGCCCTTCTGCTGCCAGTTCATGGAGTTTGCGAACGCCGTGGCAGCCAAGGCAGACCGGCTGCGCTCCTGGCAGAAGGCCGTCTTCTACTGCGGGTGAGGGGCCGCAGGCCGGGTG
This DNA window, taken from Bubalus kerabau isolate K-KA32 ecotype Philippines breed swamp buffalo chromosome 11, PCC_UOA_SB_1v2, whole genome shotgun sequence, encodes the following:
- the CACFD1 gene encoding calcium channel flower homolog isoform X3: MLLTLQACAISGLFNCITIHPLNIAAGVWMVMNASVLLLCEAPFCCQFMEFANAVAAKADRLRSWQKAVFYCGMAVVPIVISLTLTTLLGNAIAFATGVLYGLSALGKKGDAISYARIQQQRQQVDEEKLTDALEGEL
- the CACFD1 gene encoding calcium channel flower homolog isoform X1 yields the protein MNGAGGAAVAPGSSAQPSQEEGMTWWYRWLCRLSGVLGAVSCAISGLFNCITIHPLNIAAGVWMVMNASVLLLCEAPFCCQFMEFANAVAAKADRLRSWQKAVFYCGMAVVPIVISLTLTTLLGNAIAFATGVLYGLSALGKKGDAISYARIQQQRQQVDEEKLTDALEGEL
- the CACFD1 gene encoding calcium channel flower homolog isoform X2 codes for the protein MNGAGGAAVAPGSSAQPSQEEGMTWWYRWLCRLSGVLGAVSCAISGLFNCITIHPLNIAAGVWMVMNASVLLLCEAPFCCQFMEFANAVAAKADRLRSWQKAVFYCGFLPFLEASGSDSLSMRCVFGSRAASPVSDHRGI